One stretch of Tepidibacter hydrothermalis DNA includes these proteins:
- a CDS encoding efflux RND transporter periplasmic adaptor subunit, which yields MTKKKKIIGISVSIVILLFVVLNLKTSGSSDDMSVTTTDISKSDISTDIYVKGELKSKVKSEISSDLTYIVDNIFVKEGDKVKKGQKLATFDMKQLNQDIESAKLEFEIQEAQYNEKNSEERVQALEKDVENQTMDFEIAKKKYESSKSLYELGSISKDELDSDYNTYKKSENNLEKIKSDLNKAIREKNSDSDAKSLELKKLNLKQKIDDLSKSTVKSPIDGTVTAVNAKIGSIPKGAGGIFVIEDLNNLKATFDINEFDISKLHKGQEINLTTESLSDATFKGKITNIYPTARVKEGSASGKQIIIPVEVELTGSIEGLRPGLVIESKIETEKQKDALVLPYEAIYEKPDKTNCIFVVKDETLKEIPVELGIQSDLVVQVISKDIKSGDKVALNPNETFIDGMKVSTMK from the coding sequence ATGACAAAAAAAAAGAAAATAATAGGTATATCAGTGAGTATAGTCATTTTATTATTTGTAGTATTGAATTTAAAAACATCAGGATCAAGTGATGATATGTCAGTAACAACAACTGATATATCAAAAAGCGATATAAGTACTGATATATATGTTAAAGGAGAATTAAAAAGCAAAGTAAAATCAGAAATATCTTCAGATCTTACATATATAGTAGATAATATATTTGTTAAAGAAGGAGATAAAGTAAAAAAAGGACAGAAATTAGCAACATTTGATATGAAACAATTAAATCAAGATATTGAATCTGCAAAACTTGAATTTGAAATTCAAGAAGCTCAATATAATGAAAAAAATAGTGAAGAACGTGTACAAGCTCTAGAAAAAGATGTAGAAAATCAAACTATGGATTTTGAAATTGCTAAGAAAAAATATGAAAGTTCTAAATCACTATATGAATTAGGAAGCATAAGTAAAGATGAACTTGATTCTGACTATAATACGTATAAAAAATCGGAAAATAATCTAGAGAAAATAAAATCAGATTTAAATAAAGCTATAAGAGAAAAAAATAGTGATTCTGATGCAAAATCACTAGAACTTAAAAAATTAAATTTGAAACAAAAAATAGACGATTTAAGTAAATCAACAGTAAAAAGTCCAATTGATGGAACTGTTACAGCTGTTAATGCAAAAATTGGTTCAATTCCTAAAGGCGCTGGAGGAATATTCGTTATAGAAGATTTAAATAATTTAAAAGCAACATTTGATATAAATGAATTTGATATAAGTAAATTACATAAGGGACAAGAAATAAATTTAACTACTGAATCTCTTTCAGATGCTACTTTTAAAGGAAAGATAACTAATATTTATCCAACAGCACGAGTAAAAGAGGGATCTGCTTCAGGTAAACAAATAATAATCCCTGTAGAAGTAGAGTTAACTGGAAGCATAGAAGGTTTAAGACCAGGACTTGTAATTGAATCTAAAATAGAAACAGAAAAACAAAAAGATGCATTAGTTCTTCCTTATGAAGCAATCTATGAAAAACCAGATAAAACTAATTGCATATTTGTTGTAAAAGATGAAACCTTAAAGGAAATTCCTGTTGAACTAGGAATTCAAAGTGATTTAGTTGTACAAGTTATTTCAAAAGATATAAAATCTGGTGATAAAGTAGCACTTAATCCTAATGAAACTTTTATAGATGGTATGAAGGTTTCTACTATGAAGTAG
- a CDS encoding ABC transporter ATP-binding protein — MIEVKNLQKVYQNGDIKVPALKNVSLTVKEGEFVAIMGSSGSGKSTFMNILGCLDKPTSGEYLLDGIPIQDRNEEELSDIRNLKIGFVFQSFNLIPRTSSLKNVELPLLYARKNQNDRRKKAISILEKVGLKERIHHMPNELSGGQRQRVAIARALANEPPLILADEPTGNLDSKSGDEVMEIFKKLNDEGVTIILVTHEPEIAQHCKRIVAFKDGVLIKDELVKNRL, encoded by the coding sequence ATGATAGAAGTTAAAAATCTACAAAAAGTATATCAAAATGGAGATATAAAAGTTCCTGCACTAAAAAATGTTTCTCTTACTGTGAAAGAAGGAGAATTTGTAGCTATCATGGGTTCTTCTGGATCGGGTAAGTCTACTTTTATGAATATTTTAGGATGTCTAGATAAACCGACTTCTGGAGAATATTTACTTGATGGAATACCTATACAAGATAGAAATGAAGAAGAATTATCAGATATAAGAAATTTAAAAATAGGATTTGTGTTTCAGTCATTTAACCTTATTCCAAGAACATCTTCATTGAAAAATGTAGAATTACCGCTTTTATATGCTAGAAAAAATCAAAATGACAGAAGAAAAAAAGCTATTTCCATTTTAGAAAAAGTTGGATTAAAAGAAAGAATACATCATATGCCAAATGAGTTATCTGGAGGTCAAAGACAAAGAGTTGCAATAGCTAGAGCATTGGCTAATGAACCACCTTTAATCTTAGCAGATGAGCCAACTGGAAATCTTGATTCAAAATCAGGAGATGAAGTAATGGAGATTTTTAAAAAGTTGAATGATGAAGGTGTAACAATAATACTTGTAACACATGAACCTGAAATTGCACAGCACTGTAAAAGAATAGTCGCTTTTAAAGATGGAGTTTTAATAAAAGACGAACTTGTTAAAAATAGATTATAA
- a CDS encoding ABC transporter permease, producing the protein MFFLENFKLAISSLRANKMRSFLTMLGIIIGISSVITIMTLGEIGKASIGKEFEGFGTHRVNIRLNWSDEIRSTDFLNDSEIEKIKNTFSKEIEYISPITWGSGKAKKNKSFAGVDIQGTNEDYKYVGKVNIINGRFLNKSDIKGRRYVAVINKKLALKLFKRINVVGETIKIESGDSGQRFVIVGVYQDPPSLFDKFNKEDTTLLYQPVSIVQYDGLYSSVQAQLSKTVDIDSTCNKISKYVSRIKNKENLYDARSSKSEMNIVDNVLSKISLGIGAVAAISLLVGGIGVMNIMLVSVTERTREIGIRKALGAKRKDILLQFLVESMIISGLGGLIGVTLGLGVSNIAAVILKVSPSVPIKYILISVSFSAIVGIFFGLYPANKAAKLDPIEALRYE; encoded by the coding sequence TTGTTTTTTTTAGAAAATTTTAAGCTAGCTATATCCAGTCTAAGAGCAAATAAGATGAGATCTTTTCTGACAATGCTTGGTATAATAATAGGAATTAGTTCTGTTATTACAATAATGACTCTAGGAGAGATTGGTAAAGCAAGTATAGGTAAAGAATTTGAAGGATTTGGTACTCATAGAGTAAATATTCGTTTAAATTGGAGTGATGAAATAAGGTCTACTGACTTTTTAAATGATAGTGAAATTGAAAAAATAAAGAATACATTTTCAAAAGAAATAGAATATATATCTCCTATTACTTGGGGATCTGGAAAAGCTAAGAAAAACAAATCATTTGCAGGTGTAGATATACAGGGGACAAATGAAGATTATAAATATGTAGGAAAAGTAAATATTATAAATGGAAGGTTTTTAAATAAATCAGATATTAAAGGAAGAAGATATGTAGCTGTTATAAATAAAAAATTAGCTCTTAAATTATTTAAAAGAATAAATGTAGTTGGAGAAACTATAAAGATAGAAAGTGGAGACTCTGGACAACGATTTGTTATAGTGGGTGTATATCAAGATCCACCTTCATTATTTGATAAATTTAATAAAGAAGATACAACTCTACTTTATCAACCAGTAAGTATAGTACAATATGATGGTTTATATAGTTCAGTTCAGGCTCAATTATCTAAAACTGTTGATATTGATTCAACATGCAATAAAATTTCAAAATATGTATCTAGAATCAAAAATAAAGAAAATTTATATGATGCAAGATCTTCAAAAAGTGAAATGAATATAGTGGATAATGTATTAAGTAAAATATCTTTAGGAATAGGAGCTGTAGCTGCTATATCTTTATTAGTTGGAGGAATAGGGGTTATGAATATAATGCTGGTTTCTGTAACTGAAAGAACTAGAGAAATTGGAATAAGAAAAGCTCTAGGAGCTAAGAGAAAAGATATATTACTTCAGTTTTTAGTAGAATCTATGATAATATCAGGACTAGGAGGATTAATAGGAGTTACATTGGGATTGGGAGTATCTAATATAGCTGCAGTTATTTTAAAAGTAAGTCCTAGCGTACCTATTAAATATATACTAATAAGTGTTTCTTTTTCTGCTATTGTTGGAATTTTCTTCGGGTTATATCCTGCAAATAAAGCAGCTAAGCTTGATCCTATAGAAGCGCTTAGATACGAGTAA
- a CDS encoding TolC family protein — protein sequence MKKNRRIVLFIMLVVFTLFNSIIQFKSFANDLENNILTLEKAQSEAILNSNILKEDNRSLDALHDERSKTRRQEKQIKNSKSDYSTLEDYKYESGDKMKEVDIKIKGSELKLKEDEDQIKRKVLNSFQDILIKQKELEIAKINIEYEYKKLEISKLKNKLGKISNIDLESSQNKYDELVTSLSTKEIELKNLYSSLNQLMGHEINERYTVVLDNMHEDMDIKNIKKPADIMEVVLKNRYDYVSLKNNYEIQNLNLNNIKIKYPPNTYMYKEQERTLNNYEESYKEKEISIKNELENEYSQLILSREKLNDNEQILKNSKTILENKYNFFEYGRLSKMDIENAKIDMMNKELDYMNNKFEFQRNLDKYISNYDYIK from the coding sequence ATGAAAAAGAATAGACGTATAGTGTTATTTATTATGCTTGTAGTATTTACACTTTTTAATTCAATTATACAATTCAAATCATTTGCAAATGATTTGGAAAATAATATATTAACTTTGGAAAAAGCTCAAAGTGAAGCTATATTAAACTCAAATATATTAAAAGAAGATAATAGAAGTTTAGATGCATTGCATGATGAACGTTCAAAAACAAGAAGACAAGAAAAACAAATAAAGAATTCAAAATCAGATTATTCAACACTTGAAGATTATAAATATGAATCTGGTGATAAAATGAAAGAAGTAGATATAAAGATAAAAGGTAGCGAATTAAAGTTAAAAGAAGATGAAGATCAAATAAAAAGAAAAGTATTAAATTCATTTCAAGATATTTTAATTAAACAAAAAGAACTAGAAATAGCAAAAATAAACATTGAATATGAATATAAGAAGCTGGAGATATCAAAGTTAAAAAATAAACTTGGTAAAATTTCTAATATTGATTTAGAAAGTAGTCAGAATAAATATGATGAATTAGTTACATCATTAAGTACTAAAGAAATTGAATTAAAGAATCTATATAGTAGCTTAAATCAATTAATGGGCCATGAAATTAATGAAAGATATACTGTTGTATTAGATAATATGCATGAAGATATGGATATTAAGAATATAAAAAAACCTGCAGATATTATGGAGGTGGTTTTGAAAAATAGATATGACTATGTAAGTTTGAAAAATAATTATGAAATACAAAATTTAAATTTAAATAATATTAAAATTAAATATCCTCCAAATACATATATGTACAAAGAGCAAGAGCGAACTTTAAATAATTATGAAGAATCATATAAAGAAAAAGAAATTTCAATAAAAAATGAATTAGAAAATGAATATTCTCAACTTATTTTATCAAGAGAAAAATTAAATGATAATGAACAAATTTTAAAAAATTCTAAAACTATTCTTGAAAATAAATATAATTTTTTTGAATATGGTAGGTTGAGTAAAATGGATATTGAAAATGCTAAAATAGATATGATGAATAAAGAACTTGATTATATGAATAATAAATTTGAATTTCAAAGAAATTTAGATAAGTATATATCTAATTATGACTATATCAAGTAA
- a CDS encoding HDIG domain-containing metalloprotein — MNSKMEIFKEWNNHLLDDSKPSVYFNKIKDDSILDEYPFSMLKKLEDTPQSEKYHPEGSVWNHTMMVLDIAADKKRFSKDSRVFMWAALLHDIGKPSTTKVSKKKITSYNHDSIGSKLAREFLVEFTDDNKFIDEVCILVRWHMHLLFVVKDLPFAKIDEMLSETTVEELALFGTCDRLGRGNMCEEKIKEEDKNIDMFIKKCKQHLQNKK; from the coding sequence ATGAACTCTAAGATGGAAATATTCAAAGAATGGAATAATCATTTGTTAGATGATAGCAAGCCTTCGGTATATTTCAATAAAATAAAAGATGATAGTATCTTAGATGAATATCCATTTTCAATGTTAAAAAAATTAGAAGATACTCCTCAATCTGAGAAATATCATCCTGAAGGAAGTGTATGGAATCATACTATGATGGTACTTGATATTGCTGCTGATAAAAAGAGGTTTAGTAAAGATTCTAGAGTATTCATGTGGGCAGCTTTACTTCATGATATAGGGAAGCCCTCTACAACTAAAGTAAGTAAAAAGAAGATAACATCATATAACCATGATTCTATAGGTTCAAAGTTAGCAAGAGAGTTCTTAGTAGAATTTACAGATGATAATAAATTTATTGATGAAGTATGTATTCTTGTAAGATGGCATATGCACTTATTATTTGTAGTAAAAGATTTACCTTTTGCAAAAATAGATGAAATGCTATCTGAAACAACTGTTGAGGAATTAGCTTTGTTTGGAACTTGTGATAGACTAGGTAGAGGAAATATGTGTGAAGAAAAAATAAAAGAAGAAGATAAAAATATAGATATGTTTATAAAAAAATGCAAGCAGCATTTGCAAAACAAAAAATAG
- a CDS encoding MerR family transcriptional regulator has product MTSNSTNIHYNNLNNILYTTKEASEIINVSQSTLRKYEEKYSISVQRNEKGHRRYSLENINEFKEILKSRNEKKNKKQFFLDNANKYNEDLQNTIKNSIENNSYISLESQNDARRNFENYITNFTNELFEKNNNALLDNFNNCLNDKVDGKIEKLINLIKIENNQLRSENKRLMNMVYDLNCKVEILIQKEEYKNKPTSFNKLFSKNK; this is encoded by the coding sequence ATGACTAGTAATTCAACTAATATACATTACAATAATCTTAATAATATTCTATATACTACTAAAGAAGCATCTGAAATAATAAACGTTTCTCAGTCTACACTTAGGAAATATGAAGAAAAATATAGTATAAGTGTTCAAAGAAATGAGAAAGGACATAGAAGATACTCCCTTGAAAACATCAATGAATTTAAAGAAATATTAAAATCAAGAAATGAAAAAAAGAATAAAAAACAATTTTTTTTAGATAATGCTAATAAATATAATGAAGATTTGCAAAATACAATAAAAAATTCTATAGAAAATAACAGCTATATTTCTTTAGAATCTCAAAATGATGCAAGAAGAAATTTTGAAAATTATATAACAAATTTTACAAATGAGTTATTTGAAAAGAATAATAATGCATTGTTAGATAATTTTAATAACTGTTTAAATGATAAAGTTGATGGAAAAATAGAAAAATTAATAAATTTGATAAAAATTGAGAATAATCAATTAAGGTCAGAAAATAAAAGATTAATGAATATGGTATATGATCTTAACTGTAAAGTTGAAATTTTAATTCAAAAAGAAGAATAT